The Streptomyces sp. P9-A4 genome contains a region encoding:
- the pknB gene encoding Stk1 family PASTA domain-containing Ser/Thr kinase, with amino-acid sequence MDTTLQDPLVGRLLDGRYRVDARIAVGGMATVYRAVDTRLDRVLALKVMHPALATDAAFVERFIREAKSVARLSHPNVVGVFDQGAEGAYVYLAMEYVAGCTLRDVLRERGALAPRAALDILEPVLAALGAAHRAGFVHRDMKPENVLIGDDGRVKVADFGLVRAVGSATATTGSVLGTVSYLAPEQIEHGTADTRADVYACGVVLYEMLTGGKPHSGDTPAQVLYQHLHMDVPAPSATVPGLALELDELVAAATARNPDVRPYDAVALLGLVREARSRLGDAQLDAVPPQARSEDRSTTEDRTSVIARAVPAEADAQEVLHTNRMPVPEPPPATARRRRPPRGPLLLVVGVLLALGLGTGVWYINSGQFTRVPAVLGQTEAVATKRITDAGLEVGTTKRAFSEVYERGTVMAVDPAPGERLRGSGRVTLTLSRGPETVKVPNLRNKPLAEARRTLEQQGLAVGVITSSFSETVDQGSVIGSDPEPGTERAPDSAVALVVSKGSPIDVPDVTGETVEAATATLQEAGLTVRVAPERVNSPEDAGAVAAQSLAEGSRAAEGDTITLTVSKGPKLVPVPDVTDSSTDEARTALEDAGFEVEVKKSFPYLGDTVSGQSVEGGSTAPEGSTVTITIKGL; translated from the coding sequence GTGGACACGACCCTTCAGGACCCCCTCGTCGGGCGGCTGCTCGACGGCCGCTACCGCGTCGACGCGCGCATCGCCGTCGGCGGGATGGCCACGGTCTACCGGGCCGTCGACACCCGCCTCGACCGCGTCCTCGCGCTCAAGGTGATGCACCCGGCGCTCGCGACCGACGCCGCCTTCGTCGAGCGGTTCATCCGCGAGGCGAAGTCCGTCGCCCGGCTCTCCCACCCCAATGTGGTCGGGGTCTTCGACCAGGGCGCCGAGGGCGCGTACGTGTACCTGGCCATGGAGTACGTCGCCGGCTGCACGCTGCGGGACGTGCTGCGCGAGCGCGGGGCCCTCGCGCCCCGGGCCGCGCTGGACATCCTGGAGCCGGTGCTCGCCGCGCTCGGCGCCGCGCACCGGGCCGGGTTCGTCCACCGGGACATGAAGCCGGAGAACGTCCTGATAGGGGACGACGGCCGGGTGAAGGTCGCCGACTTCGGTCTCGTACGGGCGGTGGGCTCGGCGACCGCCACCACCGGCTCGGTCCTCGGGACCGTCTCCTACCTGGCGCCGGAGCAGATCGAGCACGGCACCGCCGACACCCGCGCCGATGTGTACGCCTGCGGCGTCGTCCTGTACGAGATGCTGACCGGCGGCAAGCCGCACTCCGGCGACACCCCCGCGCAGGTGCTCTACCAGCACCTCCACATGGATGTGCCCGCCCCCTCCGCCACCGTCCCCGGGCTCGCCCTGGAGCTGGACGAGCTGGTCGCGGCGGCCACCGCCCGCAACCCCGACGTCCGCCCGTACGACGCCGTGGCCCTGCTCGGCCTGGTCCGCGAGGCCCGCTCCCGGCTCGGCGACGCCCAGCTGGACGCCGTACCCCCGCAGGCGCGGTCCGAGGACCGGAGCACCACCGAGGACCGGACCAGTGTGATCGCCCGGGCCGTACCGGCCGAGGCGGACGCCCAGGAAGTGCTGCACACCAACCGGATGCCGGTGCCGGAGCCGCCCCCGGCGACCGCCCGTCGCCGCCGGCCGCCGCGCGGCCCACTCCTCCTCGTCGTCGGCGTACTGCTCGCCCTCGGCCTGGGCACCGGTGTCTGGTACATCAATTCCGGCCAGTTCACCCGTGTCCCCGCCGTGCTCGGCCAGACCGAGGCCGTCGCGACGAAGCGGATCACCGATGCCGGCCTCGAGGTCGGCACGACGAAGCGCGCGTTCAGCGAGGTGTACGAGCGCGGCACCGTCATGGCCGTCGACCCGGCCCCCGGCGAGCGCCTCCGGGGCAGCGGCAGGGTCACCCTGACCCTCTCCCGGGGCCCGGAGACCGTGAAGGTGCCCAACCTCAGGAACAAGCCGCTCGCCGAGGCCCGGCGCACCCTTGAGCAGCAGGGCCTGGCCGTCGGGGTGATCACCAGCTCCTTCAGCGAGACCGTCGACCAGGGCTCCGTGATCGGCTCCGACCCGGAGCCCGGCACCGAGCGCGCGCCCGACTCGGCCGTGGCCCTGGTGGTCAGCAAGGGCTCGCCGATCGATGTGCCGGACGTGACGGGTGAGACGGTCGAGGCCGCCACCGCGACGCTCCAGGAGGCCGGGCTCACCGTCCGGGTCGCCCCGGAGCGGGTCAACTCGCCCGAGGACGCCGGTGCCGTCGCGGCCCAGTCCCTCGCCGAGGGCAGCCGGGCCGCCGAGGGCGACACGATCACCCTGACCGTCTCCAAGGGCCCGAAGCTGGTCCCGGTCCCGGACGTCACCGACAGTTCGACCGACGAGGCGCGTACGGCGCTGGAGGACGCGGGCTTCGAGGTGGAGGTCAAGAAGTCCTTCCCCTACCTCGGCGACACGGTCTCGGGCCAGTCCGTGGAGGGCGGCTCCACCGCGCCCGAGGGCTCCACCGTCACGATCACGATCAAGGGGCTTTAG
- a CDS encoding deoxyribonuclease IV — MRNPVGGHVPVAGGLATVGLGYARELGAETVQVFVANPRGWATPAGSAAQDERFRAECEAESISAWVHAPYLINFGSHTEATAEKSVESMRHSLRRGREIGAKGVVVHTGSATGGRTRAVALAQVRELLLPLLDELTHDDDPFLLLESTAGQGFSLCSRAEDFGPYFDALDRHPKLGICLDTCHIFAAGHDLTGPHGAAQTLDQLVETVGEGRLKLIHANDSQDVVGARKDRHANIGAGHIGEDGFRNLLRHPATDGVPLIIETPGGKAGHLADVELLKKLRG; from the coding sequence ATGCGCAATCCCGTCGGCGGCCACGTCCCGGTGGCGGGTGGCCTCGCCACCGTCGGCCTCGGTTACGCCCGTGAGCTGGGCGCGGAGACCGTGCAGGTCTTCGTCGCCAATCCGCGCGGCTGGGCGACCCCGGCCGGCAGTGCGGCCCAGGACGAGCGGTTCCGGGCCGAGTGCGAGGCCGAGTCGATCTCGGCCTGGGTGCACGCCCCGTATCTGATCAACTTCGGCTCCCACACCGAGGCCACCGCCGAGAAGTCGGTGGAGTCGATGCGGCACTCGCTGCGGCGCGGCCGGGAGATCGGCGCGAAGGGCGTGGTGGTGCACACCGGCTCGGCGACCGGGGGCCGCACGCGCGCGGTGGCGCTCGCGCAGGTCAGGGAGCTGCTGCTGCCGCTGCTCGACGAGCTGACGCACGACGACGACCCGTTCCTGCTCCTCGAGTCGACGGCGGGCCAGGGCTTCTCGCTCTGCTCGCGCGCGGAGGACTTCGGCCCGTACTTCGACGCCCTCGACCGGCACCCGAAGCTGGGGATCTGTCTGGACACCTGCCACATCTTCGCCGCGGGCCACGATCTGACCGGCCCGCACGGCGCCGCGCAGACGCTCGACCAGCTGGTGGAGACCGTGGGCGAGGGACGGCTGAAACTGATCCACGCCAACGACTCGCAGGACGTCGTCGGCGCGCGCAAGGACCGGCACGCGAACATCGGCGCGGGCCACATCGGCGAGGACGGCTTCCGGAACCTGCTCCGGCACCCGGCGACCGACGGCGTCCCGCTGATCATCGAGACTCCCGGCGGCAAGGCGGGGCACCTCGCGGACGTGGAGCTGCTCAAGAAGCTGAGGGGCTGA
- the thiO gene encoding glycine oxidase ThiO, whose translation MRSSEVHAPHTPDVHVSDARATDARAPDDRPSDVLVVGGGVIGLVTAWRAARRGLRTAVVDPGPGGGAARVAAGMLAAVTELHYGEETLLGLNLASAARYPAFVAELREATGHDVGYRACGTLAVALDADDRAHLRELHALQTRCGLTSEWLSGRDCRRLEPMLAPGVRGGLRVDGDHQVDPRRLAAALLVACERAGVVFHRALARSLTVVRDRARGVVLDGGRELTADQVVLAAGSLSGRLAGVPPEVLPPVRPVKGQVLRLRVPAPYAPFLSRTVRAVVRGSHVYLVPRENGELVVGATSEELGWDTTVTAGGVYELLRDAHELVPGITELPLTETLAGLRPGSPDNAPLLGPTALPGLHLATGHYRNGVLLTPVTGDVMAEVLTTGALPDEARPFTPRRFSSTPPVRQEQPA comes from the coding sequence ATGCGTTCTTCCGAGGTCCACGCACCGCACACGCCAGATGTCCATGTGTCCGATGCCCGTGCGACCGATGCCCGCGCGCCGGATGACCGGCCGTCCGACGTCCTCGTCGTCGGCGGCGGCGTCATCGGCCTCGTCACGGCCTGGCGGGCCGCGCGGCGCGGGCTGCGCACCGCCGTCGTCGACCCCGGCCCCGGCGGCGGCGCCGCACGGGTCGCGGCCGGGATGCTCGCCGCCGTCACCGAACTCCACTACGGCGAGGAGACCCTGCTCGGGCTCAACCTCGCCTCCGCCGCCCGGTATCCGGCGTTCGTCGCCGAGCTCCGGGAGGCGACCGGCCACGACGTCGGCTACCGCGCCTGCGGCACCCTCGCCGTCGCCCTCGACGCCGACGACCGGGCCCACCTGCGCGAACTCCACGCCCTCCAGACCCGCTGCGGGCTCACCTCGGAGTGGCTCAGCGGCCGCGACTGCCGCCGCCTCGAACCGATGCTCGCCCCGGGGGTGCGCGGCGGACTGCGGGTGGACGGCGACCACCAGGTCGACCCGCGCCGGCTCGCCGCCGCACTCCTCGTCGCCTGCGAACGCGCCGGGGTGGTCTTCCACCGCGCCCTCGCGCGGAGCCTGACGGTGGTACGGGACCGGGCGCGCGGTGTCGTGCTCGACGGCGGCCGGGAGCTGACCGCCGACCAGGTCGTGCTCGCCGCGGGCAGCCTGAGCGGGCGCCTCGCGGGCGTGCCGCCCGAGGTGCTTCCGCCGGTCCGCCCGGTGAAGGGCCAGGTGCTGCGGCTGCGGGTGCCCGCCCCGTACGCCCCCTTCCTCTCCCGTACCGTCCGGGCCGTCGTCCGCGGCAGCCACGTCTATCTGGTGCCCCGCGAGAACGGCGAACTGGTCGTCGGCGCCACCAGCGAGGAACTCGGCTGGGACACCACGGTCACCGCCGGCGGGGTGTACGAGCTGCTCCGCGACGCCCACGAGCTGGTCCCCGGCATCACCGAGCTGCCGCTCACCGAGACCCTGGCGGGCCTGCGCCCCGGCTCCCCCGACAACGCGCCGCTGCTCGGCCCCACCGCCCTGCCCGGCCTGCACCTGGCCACCGGCCACTACCGCAACGGGGTGCTGCTCACCCCCGTCACCGGCGACGTCATGGCCGAGGTGCTCACCACGGGCGCCCTCCCCGACGAGGCGCGCCCCTTCACCCCCCGCCGTTTCTCCTCCACTCCTCCCGTACGTCAGGAGCAGCCCGCATGA
- a CDS encoding sulfite oxidase-like oxidoreductase, which translates to MGQPESGVHREAGQPDRSPDLPPGQRLQRGWPVTHYGPVPKFKPDRWEFRVFGATADGDKRCWNHEEFTALPFSTVVADLHCVTKFSMLGAEWGGVTARTVLDLAPPAPSVTHVMVWAEYGYSANMRLADFAADGTIFATHKDGELLTAEHGFPLRLVVPHLYAWKGPKWVRGVEYMAADRRGFWEERGYHNLGDPWAEQRYSYQEEPGDGPEL; encoded by the coding sequence ATGGGTCAGCCGGAGAGCGGAGTACACCGGGAAGCGGGTCAGCCGGATCGTTCGCCGGACCTTCCGCCGGGTCAGCGGCTCCAGCGCGGCTGGCCGGTCACCCACTACGGGCCCGTCCCCAAGTTCAAGCCGGACCGCTGGGAGTTCCGCGTCTTCGGCGCGACGGCCGACGGTGACAAGCGCTGCTGGAACCACGAGGAGTTCACGGCCCTCCCCTTCTCCACGGTCGTGGCCGATCTGCACTGCGTCACGAAATTCAGCATGCTCGGCGCCGAGTGGGGTGGCGTGACCGCCCGCACGGTCCTCGACCTCGCCCCGCCCGCGCCCTCGGTGACCCATGTGATGGTCTGGGCCGAGTACGGCTACAGCGCCAACATGCGGCTCGCCGACTTCGCCGCCGACGGCACGATCTTCGCCACCCACAAGGACGGGGAGCTGCTCACCGCCGAGCACGGCTTCCCGCTGCGTCTCGTCGTCCCGCACCTGTACGCCTGGAAGGGGCCCAAGTGGGTCCGGGGCGTGGAGTACATGGCCGCCGACCGCCGGGGTTTCTGGGAGGAGCGCGGCTACCACAACCTCGGTGACCCGTGGGCGGAGCAGCGGTACTCGTACCAGGAGGAACCGGGCGACGGCCCGGAGCTGTAG
- a CDS encoding thiazole synthase — protein sequence MSDDVFALGGTEFSSRLIMGTGGAPSLDVLERSLIASGTELTTVAMRRLDPTVQGSVLSVLDRLGIRVLPNTAGCYTAGEAVLTARLAREALGTDWIKLEVVADERTLLPDGEELLAAAETLVDDGFTVLPYTNDDPVLARKLEDAGCAAIMPLGSPIGSGLGIRNPHNFQLIAERAGVPVILDAGAGTASDAALAMELGCAAVMLASAVTRAQEPVLMAAAMRHAVEAGRLAHRAGRIPRRHFAEASSPVAGRAALDPERPAF from the coding sequence ATGTCCGACGACGTGTTCGCCCTCGGGGGGACGGAGTTCTCGTCCCGCCTGATCATGGGCACCGGCGGGGCGCCCAGCCTCGACGTGCTCGAACGCTCGCTGATCGCCAGCGGCACGGAGCTGACCACGGTCGCGATGCGGCGCCTGGACCCGACCGTCCAGGGCTCGGTCCTCTCCGTCCTGGACCGGCTCGGCATCCGGGTCCTGCCGAACACGGCGGGCTGCTACACGGCGGGCGAGGCCGTCCTCACGGCCCGGCTGGCCCGGGAGGCGCTCGGCACCGACTGGATCAAGCTGGAGGTCGTCGCCGACGAGCGGACCCTCCTCCCCGACGGGGAGGAACTCCTCGCCGCCGCCGAGACCCTGGTCGACGACGGTTTCACCGTGCTCCCCTACACCAATGACGACCCGGTCCTCGCGCGCAAGCTGGAGGACGCGGGGTGCGCGGCGATCATGCCGCTCGGCTCCCCCATCGGCTCCGGCCTCGGCATCCGCAACCCGCACAACTTCCAGCTGATCGCGGAGCGGGCCGGGGTGCCGGTGATCCTCGACGCGGGCGCGGGCACGGCCTCGGACGCGGCGCTCGCGATGGAGCTGGGGTGCGCGGCGGTGATGCTGGCCTCGGCGGTGACCCGGGCACAGGAGCCGGTCCTGATGGCCGCGGCGATGCGGCACGCGGTCGAGGCGGGCCGGCTGGCCCACCGGGCGGGCCGCATCCCCCGCCGCCACTTCGCCGAGGCGTCCTCGCCGGTGGCGGGCCGCGCCGCCCTGGACCCGGAACGCCCGGCGTTCTGA
- a CDS encoding (2Fe-2S)-binding protein, with the protein MYVCSCFGVTEKQVKDHADAGACTPRQIASACKAGTDCGSCVRRIQAILGRGNCPRRELLDQGMPALTPEAVELPEAA; encoded by the coding sequence TTGTACGTCTGCTCGTGCTTCGGCGTGACGGAGAAGCAGGTCAAGGACCATGCGGACGCGGGCGCCTGCACGCCCCGCCAGATCGCCTCGGCCTGCAAGGCCGGTACGGACTGCGGATCCTGCGTCCGTCGCATTCAGGCCATTCTCGGACGCGGCAACTGCCCGCGCCGCGAACTTCTGGACCAGGGGATGCCCGCCCTGACGCCGGAGGCCGTCGAACTGCCGGAAGCCGCTTAG
- a CDS encoding DUF4396 domain-containing protein codes for MQHDAHARHEHGTDTTDHTGHAEHTSHADHTGHMVGREEHAGHSAAHEHHGAHHAPGKVSWSMAAKATLHCLTGCAIGEILGMMIGTALGWSNMQTMILAIVLAFFFGYALTLRGILAAGVDFRTAFKVALAADTLSIAVMEIIDNGVIALWPGAMDAHLDEPLFWIVLAIALAAAFVITTPVNKWMIGRGKGHAVVHQYHH; via the coding sequence ATGCAGCACGACGCGCACGCCCGTCACGAACACGGCACCGACACCACCGACCACACGGGTCACGCGGAGCACACCAGCCACGCGGACCACACCGGTCACATGGTGGGGCGCGAGGAGCACGCCGGCCACTCGGCGGCACACGAGCACCACGGCGCCCACCACGCCCCCGGCAAGGTCTCCTGGTCCATGGCCGCGAAGGCCACGCTGCACTGCCTCACCGGCTGCGCCATCGGCGAGATCCTCGGCATGATGATCGGCACCGCGCTCGGCTGGAGCAACATGCAGACGATGATCCTCGCGATCGTCCTGGCCTTCTTCTTCGGCTACGCGCTCACCCTGCGCGGCATCCTGGCCGCCGGCGTCGACTTCAGGACGGCCTTCAAGGTCGCGCTGGCCGCCGACACCCTCTCCATCGCGGTCATGGAGATCATCGACAACGGCGTCATCGCGCTCTGGCCCGGCGCCATGGACGCGCACCTGGACGAGCCGCTCTTCTGGATCGTGCTCGCCATCGCGCTCGCCGCCGCCTTCGTGATCACCACCCCGGTCAACAAGTGGATGATCGGCCGCGGCAAGGGCCACGCGGTGGTCCACCAGTACCACCACTGA
- a CDS encoding class II 3-deoxy-7-phosphoheptulonate synthase has protein sequence MTVNADSHAVAEATWRDLPAAQQPEYPDAEALRDVIADLESYPPLVFAGECDQLRARMGAVARGEAFLLQGGDCAEAFDAVSADHIRAKLKTLLQMSAVLTYAASVPVVKVGRIAGQYSKPRSKGTETRDGVTLPTYRGDSVNGFGFDEKSRIPDPERLKRMYNASASTLNLVRAFTTGGYADLRQVHAWNQDFVKSSPSGQRYEALAREIDNALNFMKACGTDPAEFKAVEFYASHEALLLDYEGALTRTDSRTGKLYDTSGHMVWIGERTRQLDHAHIEFASRIANPIGIKLGPTTSVDEALTYIDRLDPDREPGRLTFIVRMGADKVRDKLPELVEKVTASGAAVVWVTDPMHGNTFEAASGHKTRRFDDVLDEVKGFFEVHKALGTHPGGIHVELTGDDVTECVGGGDEIFVDDLHQRYETACDPRLNRSQSLDLAFLVAEMYRDQ, from the coding sequence GTGACCGTGAACGCTGATTCCCACGCCGTCGCCGAGGCGACCTGGCGAGACCTGCCCGCGGCGCAGCAGCCCGAGTACCCCGATGCCGAGGCTCTGCGCGATGTGATCGCGGACCTCGAGTCGTATCCTCCGCTCGTCTTCGCCGGCGAGTGCGACCAGCTGCGCGCCCGGATGGGAGCCGTCGCCCGTGGCGAGGCGTTCCTGCTCCAGGGCGGCGACTGCGCCGAGGCCTTCGACGCCGTGTCCGCCGACCACATCAGGGCCAAGCTCAAGACGCTGCTCCAGATGAGCGCCGTCCTCACCTACGCGGCCTCCGTGCCCGTGGTGAAGGTCGGCCGCATCGCCGGCCAGTACTCGAAGCCCCGCTCCAAGGGCACCGAGACCCGTGACGGCGTGACCCTGCCGACCTACCGGGGCGACTCGGTCAACGGCTTCGGCTTCGACGAGAAGTCCCGCATCCCGGACCCCGAGCGCCTGAAGCGGATGTACAACGCGTCCGCCTCCACGCTCAACCTGGTGCGCGCCTTCACCACCGGCGGCTACGCCGACCTGCGCCAGGTGCACGCCTGGAACCAGGACTTCGTGAAGTCGTCCCCCTCGGGCCAGCGCTACGAGGCGCTCGCCCGCGAGATCGACAACGCGCTGAACTTCATGAAGGCCTGCGGCACCGACCCGGCCGAGTTCAAGGCCGTCGAGTTCTACGCCTCCCACGAGGCGCTGCTGCTCGACTACGAGGGCGCCCTCACCCGTACGGACTCGCGCACCGGCAAGCTGTACGACACCTCCGGCCACATGGTCTGGATCGGTGAGCGCACCCGCCAGCTCGATCACGCCCACATCGAGTTCGCCTCGCGCATCGCGAACCCGATCGGCATCAAGCTGGGCCCGACCACCTCGGTGGACGAGGCGCTGACGTACATCGACCGTCTCGACCCGGACCGCGAGCCGGGCCGGCTGACCTTCATCGTCCGCATGGGCGCCGACAAGGTCCGCGACAAGCTCCCCGAGCTGGTCGAGAAGGTCACCGCCTCCGGTGCCGCCGTCGTCTGGGTCACCGACCCGATGCACGGCAACACCTTCGAGGCCGCCTCCGGCCACAAGACCCGCCGCTTCGACGACGTGCTCGACGAGGTCAAGGGCTTCTTCGAGGTCCACAAGGCGCTCGGCACCCACCCGGGCGGCATCCACGTCGAGCTCACCGGTGACGACGTCACCGAGTGCGTGGGCGGCGGCGACGAGATCTTCGTCGACGACCTGCACCAGCGCTACGAGACGGCCTGCGACCCGCGTCTCAACCGCAGCCAGTCCCTGGACCTGGCGTTCCTGGTGGCGGAGATGTACCGCGATCAGTAA
- the thiS gene encoding sulfur carrier protein ThiS, with amino-acid sequence MNVSVNGEARVLSGPLSLDDLVATLTTARSGVAAALNETVVPRGEWAATPLGEGDRVEVLTAVQGG; translated from the coding sequence ATGAACGTGTCCGTGAACGGGGAAGCCCGCGTGCTCTCCGGCCCCCTCTCCCTCGACGACCTCGTCGCCACCCTGACCACGGCCCGCTCCGGGGTCGCCGCCGCCCTCAACGAGACGGTGGTGCCGCGCGGCGAGTGGGCGGCGACGCCGCTCGGCGAGGGCGACCGGGTCGAGGTCCTCACCGCGGTGCAGGGGGGCTGA
- the bfr gene encoding bacterioferritin has translation MQGDPEVLEFLNEQLTGELTAINQYWLHYRIQDDKGWTKLAKYTREESIDEMKHADKLTERILMLDGLPNYQRLFHVRVGQTLTEMFQADRQVEVEAIDRLRRGIEVMRAKGDVTSANLFEEILADEEHHIDYLDTQLGLIESLGEALYISTLIEQPS, from the coding sequence ATGCAGGGCGACCCCGAGGTCCTCGAGTTTCTCAACGAGCAGCTGACCGGCGAGCTGACGGCCATCAACCAGTACTGGCTGCACTACCGCATCCAGGACGACAAGGGCTGGACGAAGCTCGCCAAGTACACCCGCGAAGAGTCCATCGACGAGATGAAGCACGCGGACAAGCTGACCGAGCGCATCCTGATGCTCGACGGCCTGCCCAACTACCAGCGACTCTTCCATGTACGGGTCGGCCAGACCCTCACCGAGATGTTCCAGGCGGACCGCCAGGTCGAGGTGGAGGCGATCGACCGGCTGCGGCGCGGGATCGAGGTCATGCGCGCCAAGGGGGACGTCACGTCCGCCAACCTCTTCGAGGAGATCCTCGCCGACGAGGAGCACCACATCGACTACCTGGACACCCAGCTGGGGCTGATCGAGTCCCTGGGCGAGGCGCTGTACATCTCGACCCTGATCGAGCAGCCCAGCTGA